One Ignavibacteria bacterium genomic window carries:
- a CDS encoding nucleotidyl transferase AbiEii/AbiGii toxin family protein translates to MDLAFYNKIKKLTIVAFFSDDELMNMIVLKGGNALDIIYKIAGRSSVDIDFSIDNKIPDDKFEIIREKMVRTLSTTFNENGYELIDFNFYERPCQITEDMADFWGGYRVEFKIIEKEKFGKLKNNADNLRRHALEVRSDHKKTFLIDISKFEYCEGKIDKEFEGLTIYVYSPEMILCEKIRAICQQMPEYGKIVKSNSQSARARDFYDIYIIIEKLNIDITLTKNRALLEAIFEAKKVPLYLMDKISEYREFHRPDFQSVKDTVLPTEELKEFDFYFDYVVEKCQMLKPLWVK, encoded by the coding sequence ATGGATCTTGCTTTTTATAATAAAATCAAAAAATTAACTATAGTTGCCTTTTTTTCTGATGATGAACTGATGAATATGATTGTGCTGAAGGGCGGTAATGCTTTGGACATTATCTATAAGATTGCAGGCCGTTCTTCAGTTGATATTGATTTTTCTATCGACAATAAAATTCCTGATGATAAATTTGAAATTATACGGGAAAAGATGGTGCGGACTTTGTCCACGACTTTTAATGAAAATGGCTATGAGCTAATTGACTTCAACTTTTATGAGCGGCCATGCCAGATTACTGAAGATATGGCTGATTTCTGGGGCGGATATCGGGTAGAATTTAAGATTATTGAAAAGGAAAAGTTTGGAAAATTAAAAAATAATGCTGATAACCTGCGCAGACATGCTTTAGAGGTAAGGAGCGACCATAAAAAAACCTTCCTTATAGATATAAGTAAATTTGAATATTGCGAAGGTAAAATAGACAAAGAGTTCGAAGGTCTGACAATTTATGTGTACTCACCCGAAATGATACTTTGCGAGAAAATCAGAGCCATATGTCAGCAAATGCCTGAATATGGTAAAATTGTAAAATCTAACAGTCAGTCTGCAAGAGCAAGGGATTTTTATGATATTTACATTATCATTGAAAAGCTTAATATAGATATTACTCTTACAAAGAATCGGGCTTTACTAGAAGCTATTTTCGAAGCGAAGAAAGTTCCTTTGTATTTAATGGATAAAATATCGGAGTACAGAGAATTCCACCGTCCGGATTTCCAGTCAGTCAAAGATACAGTCCTCCCAACGGAAGAATTGAAGGAATTTGATTTTTATTTTGACTATGTTGTGGAAAAATGCCAGATGTTAAAACCCCTTTGGGTAAAATAG
- a CDS encoding T9SS type A sorting domain-containing protein has translation MNKHLLSLLLLLTFTLPLSAQWTWQNPLPPGNGFRDVQFIDSLNGWACGDSKIAKTTDGGQNWILLNAPPTNNYFIKLFFASKNKGFIHSTGDNSQTYVTNDGGISWDVVTPLSNKYLPRMQFLNEKVGYVLQFWETGFFDFHLFKTTDGGQTWNNYDPVAASLRSYSFFFLDENYGWVDTDGGIARTTDAGKTWQRSFIPAYAEVPIVEQIQFINKKQGFAAGNPSNTNSLSNHNFFAYTTDGGATWNNKWLPDTDVRLNSVHFVSGNTGYVTTNESPHGRIFYTTDLGTTWRTLETTAGTFSFVDSLRAWGIDGGNIVSTTDGWMTTRPSSVTASTLNSVSVLDTNNIAAAGAYSTIVLSNDGGKTWEKSLSSNSDSVSLQSIFYKNSNEIWAAGSRSSVLWSTDKGKNWNKINLDALNNRFNDIAFPDDTTGFIIGGGTESGIIYTGKAVQDKSSLIWQKAKEFPFVLNKIKFTKAGTGYIAGGTKIMKSTDRGLTWKELQMPVEATFYTLDAIDNYVWTVAGKNILVSTDAGSTWNSIKAFDYFGPNPSAQNVRAMAFADTLNGALGLVGRMIRTTDGGLTWKEDNKIPSIFANSLDFADNGHAWAAGYDGMILYYNAQLTNANEDSDVEDLARLSSYSLGQNYPNPFNPQTTIRYSITTMGIVSLKIYDILGNEIAALINEIKSPGTYNISFDASKYRLSSGVYIYRLQVNDYTASKKLLFLK, from the coding sequence ATGAATAAACATCTATTGTCTCTGCTGCTTCTTCTTACCTTTACGCTTCCCCTGTCCGCGCAATGGACATGGCAGAATCCCCTTCCGCCGGGAAACGGCTTCCGTGATGTGCAATTTATAGATTCATTAAACGGCTGGGCCTGCGGCGACTCAAAAATTGCCAAAACCACCGACGGCGGGCAAAACTGGATATTACTGAATGCACCCCCAACAAATAACTACTTCATTAAACTCTTCTTCGCCAGTAAGAATAAGGGCTTTATCCACAGCACCGGCGACAATAGTCAGACGTACGTTACAAATGACGGCGGCATTAGCTGGGACGTAGTTACACCACTAAGCAACAAGTATCTCCCCCGTATGCAGTTCCTGAACGAAAAAGTCGGCTATGTGCTTCAGTTCTGGGAAACAGGATTTTTCGATTTCCATCTATTTAAGACTACAGACGGCGGCCAGACGTGGAATAATTACGACCCTGTTGCTGCCAGTCTGAGAAGCTACTCTTTCTTCTTCCTCGATGAAAATTACGGCTGGGTTGATACCGATGGCGGCATCGCAAGAACAACTGACGCCGGCAAAACCTGGCAGAGATCCTTTATTCCCGCATATGCGGAAGTACCTATCGTAGAACAGATCCAGTTTATCAATAAAAAACAGGGATTCGCTGCCGGCAATCCGAGTAATACGAACTCTTTAAGTAATCATAACTTTTTTGCATACACAACCGATGGAGGAGCAACCTGGAACAATAAATGGCTGCCGGACACTGATGTAAGGTTAAATTCCGTACATTTTGTTTCAGGTAATACCGGATACGTTACAACCAATGAGAGTCCTCACGGCAGAATATTCTATACAACCGATTTAGGAACAACCTGGAGAACGCTTGAGACTACGGCCGGGACATTTTCATTTGTCGACAGTCTGAGGGCTTGGGGCATTGACGGCGGTAATATCGTTTCCACCACGGACGGTTGGATGACTACCCGGCCATCATCGGTCACTGCTTCAACACTTAATTCCGTAAGCGTGCTCGATACAAACAACATTGCCGCGGCAGGAGCATACAGCACTATCGTATTAAGCAATGACGGTGGGAAAACCTGGGAAAAATCTTTGTCATCCAATAGTGACAGTGTTTCGCTCCAATCCATTTTTTATAAGAATTCAAATGAAATATGGGCCGCGGGAAGCAGGTCATCTGTTTTATGGTCAACTGACAAAGGGAAAAACTGGAATAAGATTAACCTCGACGCTCTTAACAACCGGTTTAATGATATTGCATTCCCCGATGATACAACAGGCTTTATAATAGGCGGCGGGACTGAGTCGGGAATTATTTATACGGGTAAAGCCGTGCAGGATAAAAGCAGCCTGATTTGGCAGAAGGCGAAGGAGTTCCCGTTTGTACTAAATAAAATAAAATTTACAAAAGCCGGGACAGGTTACATTGCAGGCGGCACGAAAATAATGAAAAGTACAGACAGGGGCCTGACGTGGAAGGAGCTTCAGATGCCCGTTGAAGCCACTTTTTATACGCTGGATGCCATTGACAACTACGTGTGGACAGTTGCCGGGAAAAATATACTTGTAAGCACAGACGCAGGGAGTACCTGGAACAGCATTAAAGCGTTCGATTATTTTGGTCCGAATCCCTCAGCCCAGAATGTCCGCGCAATGGCTTTTGCCGACACGCTTAACGGGGCCTTGGGGTTAGTTGGAAGGATGATCAGAACCACAGATGGCGGCCTGACGTGGAAAGAAGACAATAAGATCCCATCAATTTTTGCAAATTCACTGGATTTTGCGGATAATGGTCATGCCTGGGCGGCGGGTTATGATGGAATGATACTATATTATAACGCACAACTGACAAATGCTAATGAAGATTCGGATGTAGAAGATCTGGCCCGGTTAAGCAGTTATTCTCTCGGTCAGAACTATCCGAATCCCTTCAATCCGCAGACAACAATAAGGTACAGTATAACAACCATGGGGATAGTCAGTTTGAAAATATATGATATACTGGGAAATGAAATAGCAGCGCTAATAAACGAAATAAAATCCCCGGGCACATACAACATAAGTTTTGACGCCAGCAAATACAGATTAAGCAGCGGCGTATACATATACAGGCTTCAGGTAAATGACTATACAGCCTCAAAGAAGCTGCTCTTTTTGAAATAA